From the genome of Haladaptatus sp. R4, one region includes:
- a CDS encoding FtsX-like permease family protein has translation MVVRGVRFGSFANVSDATLVRGRRPHGPDEAVVGTDLARTLGLSTNDSVTLGGSTTPGLDRVKIVGEYAAPGPYDRPTARLAPDGATSGERPTGERADGSNRDPTRRNRNVGEQRKRQRRYRRRRRLRTGASTAERLDSDPSATAKYRLVAGESCSFGSRRRPKPHDHRLARRRRTARGPRPPSGGTTRHRTDFRRGTTPHGSRRLRRRDRNSGSSRPRTAEHRSTRARRGREWKPGDERDRFRRKRGGMKTGPNGTVRVHLGDSGPATIRATAGDRSATTTVRVSRSASRLPVGRLQVQPDRPTLLGRPTARLAVSNPWNETISRRVAVVSGSQRFTRNLTLGPGEQRTVTPQLDRRSPGSYAVTAAVDGRTIARTNYRVVGDDRVVSALANSGRSGGTGISRAITTAFGDLNLLIGVFVCLAGVMTVGSTTATVAYTVHSRRQVVGVHRATGASPLRILSLVLLDAITVGTVATILALVVAVVAVSLLAEAGLLVLYGVRITPLLTPRVAASVVAGGIGVMCLSALLVAFALLRTTPDSLLSGYRVDGDPERGTRR, from the coding sequence ATGGTCGTCCGCGGCGTCCGGTTCGGGTCGTTCGCGAACGTCTCCGATGCCACGCTCGTTCGAGGGCGTCGGCCGCACGGTCCGGACGAGGCGGTCGTCGGAACCGACCTCGCGCGGACGCTCGGCCTCTCCACGAACGATTCCGTGACGCTCGGCGGGAGCACGACGCCCGGCCTCGACAGGGTGAAAATCGTCGGCGAGTACGCCGCACCCGGGCCGTACGACCGACCAACTGCTCGTCTCGCTCCCGACGGCGCGACATCTGGCGAACGTCCGACCGGGGAACGTGCAGATGGTTCGAACCGCGACCCGACTCGAAGGAACCGGAACGTCGGCGAGCAACGGAAACGCCAGCGACGGTATCGCCGTCGTCGGCGTCTCCGCACCGGCGCAAGTACGGCAGAACGCCTCGATTCCGATCCGTCTGCAACTGCAAAATATCGGCTCGTCGCAGGCGAGTCGTGCAGTTTCGGTTCGCGTCGGCGACCGAAACCGCACGACCACCGTCTCGCTCGACGGCGGCGCACAGCGAGAGGTCCTCGTCCGCCTTCCGGCGGGACGACTCGGCACCGAACGGATTTCCGTCGCGGGACAACGCCGCACGGTTCGCGTCGTCTCCGGCGACGCGATCGAAATTCGGGGTCTTCCCGACCGCGCACCGCCGAACACCGATCCACTCGTGCGCGTCGTGGACGTGAGTGGAAACCCGGTGACGAACGCGACCGTTTCCGGCGGAAGCGCGGGGGGATGAAAACCGGACCGAACGGTACCGTCCGGGTCCACCTCGGCGATTCCGGCCCCGCCACGATTCGCGCCACGGCCGGGGACCGAAGCGCGACGACGACCGTTCGGGTTTCACGAAGCGCGTCCCGGTTGCCGGTCGGGCGACTGCAAGTCCAACCGGACCGGCCGACGCTCCTCGGGCGGCCGACGGCGCGACTGGCCGTCTCCAACCCGTGGAACGAGACGATATCGCGGCGCGTGGCGGTGGTCTCGGGAAGTCAGCGATTCACTCGAAACCTGACGCTGGGTCCGGGCGAGCAACGGACCGTCACGCCGCAACTCGACCGTCGCTCGCCGGGGTCGTACGCCGTCACCGCGGCGGTGGATGGGCGGACCATCGCGCGGACGAACTACCGCGTCGTCGGCGACGACAGGGTCGTCAGCGCGTTGGCGAACAGCGGTCGGAGCGGCGGAACGGGAATCAGTCGAGCCATCACGACCGCGTTCGGCGACCTCAACCTGCTCATCGGCGTATTCGTCTGCTTGGCGGGGGTGATGACCGTCGGGAGTACCACGGCGACGGTCGCCTACACGGTCCACTCGCGGCGGCAGGTGGTCGGCGTCCATCGCGCGACCGGCGCGTCGCCGCTCCGAATCCTGTCGCTCGTCCTCCTCGACGCGATCACCGTCGGGACGGTCGCGACGATACTCGCGTTGGTCGTCGCCGTGGTGGCGGTGTCGCTGCTCGCCGAGGCGGGATTGCTGGTGCTCTACGGGGTTCGAATCACGCCGCTATTGACCCCGCGGGTCGCCGCGAGCGTCGTCGCGGGCGGGATCGGCGTCATGTGCCTCAGCGCGCTGCTCGTCGCGTTCGCGCTCCTCAGAACGACGCCGGATTCGCTCCTCTCGGGCTATCGGGTCGACGGCGACCCCGAACGCGGAACTCGGCGGTGA
- a CDS encoding FtsX-like permease family protein produces MGYRRLLLTRWTRRDALAVLVVIVTVAFLTGVTLVVLAAGTQTTSIAKEYDAGGHATYYDSVGAARTHADGDALVLPVASVTKPDGTSTFVVGVSCRQATKFRQGTQYSVPCPPDSGVSSGRVASETTRHVEGSQGGETVRVHPRHSENAVLPPYWYVAHESVVSDLGRTGAFVVEPSGSGGASGAVSGTVPLRSALPFFLAGIRQVLTVLAITAAGTSVLVGVTVYGVTRMHTEDRRRAIRVIRATGGEARRIVRLYGLRAGAITAAGTALGYAVGVVATTSSSTRPSIWASRPRWRFA; encoded by the coding sequence GTGGGATATCGACGCCTTCTGCTGACGCGATGGACGCGGCGGGACGCGCTCGCGGTCCTCGTCGTCATCGTGACCGTGGCGTTCCTCACCGGAGTCACGTTGGTCGTCCTCGCCGCGGGTACCCAAACGACTTCGATAGCGAAGGAGTACGACGCCGGGGGCCACGCGACGTACTACGATTCGGTGGGGGCGGCCCGAACCCACGCCGATGGTGACGCGCTCGTACTCCCCGTCGCGTCGGTGACGAAACCGGACGGAACTTCGACGTTCGTCGTCGGCGTGTCGTGTCGTCAGGCGACGAAATTCCGACAAGGGACCCAGTATTCGGTCCCCTGTCCGCCGGATTCCGGGGTGAGTAGCGGTCGCGTCGCGTCGGAAACCACGCGGCACGTCGAGGGGTCGCAGGGTGGCGAGACGGTCCGCGTTCACCCGCGACACAGCGAGAACGCCGTCCTCCCGCCGTACTGGTACGTGGCACACGAATCGGTCGTCTCCGACCTCGGTCGAACCGGCGCGTTCGTCGTCGAACCATCCGGGTCGGGGGGTGCGAGCGGCGCTGTTTCGGGAACCGTCCCGCTCCGGTCGGCGCTCCCGTTCTTCCTCGCCGGGATTCGGCAGGTGCTCACCGTCCTCGCCATCACGGCCGCCGGAACCAGCGTCCTCGTCGGGGTCACGGTCTACGGCGTGACGCGGATGCACACCGAGGACAGACGGCGAGCGATCCGCGTCATCCGCGCGACCGGCGGCGAGGCCCGACGCATCGTTCGTCTGTACGGTCTCCGAGCGGGAGCGATCACCGCCGCCGGAACCGCCCTCGGCTACGCCGTCGGCGTCGTCGCGACGACGTCGTCGTCAACGCGGCCATCTATCTGGGCGTCCCGACCTCGCTGGCGATTCGCGTGA
- a CDS encoding DUF1616 domain-containing protein, with amino-acid sequence MTERTPLTRFHVTLNDGKRKRTSYTVPPSVTGNHRRIAFLLYENRVPATPTADNAAQETHLWVTPPNGSGDASNKGARG; translated from the coding sequence GTGACGGAGCGAACACCGCTCACCAGATTTCACGTGACGCTGAACGACGGCAAACGGAAACGAACCTCGTACACCGTTCCGCCGTCGGTGACCGGGAACCACCGTCGAATCGCCTTCCTGCTCTACGAAAACCGGGTACCGGCGACGCCGACGGCGGACAACGCGGCACAGGAGACCCACCTTTGGGTCACCCCGCCGAACGGATCGGGAGATGCGTCGAACAAGGGAGCGCGAGGATAA
- a CDS encoding DUF1616 domain-containing protein — protein MSDTSGPRRVLRPPLDLVFVDVLSVVAAAAPFVPLLGAGPIRLVVTLPLLLFLPGYATIEALFPEPTTGDERFGSVERFAFAVGTSVLVVAALALALDYGGMGIRAVPVLFSTCAFTIVASAVAAIRRRTVDPERDGIAPRRFRDGLTGIRAPETRLDGALNVVLVVLILASVVSVGVALGGLGHTESYTSMSLLTKNGSETVAADGGSRNLLVGIDNHENHRVRYTVVVQRQRVAADDRRR, from the coding sequence ATGAGTGACACGTCCGGTCCACGCCGAGTCCTCCGTCCTCCACTCGACCTCGTTTTCGTGGACGTGCTGTCCGTCGTCGCCGCCGCCGCGCCCTTCGTCCCGCTTCTCGGTGCAGGGCCGATTCGACTCGTCGTGACGCTCCCGCTCCTCCTCTTTCTGCCCGGCTATGCGACCATCGAAGCGCTGTTTCCGGAACCGACGACCGGCGACGAACGTTTCGGCAGTGTCGAACGGTTCGCGTTCGCCGTCGGAACGAGCGTGCTCGTCGTCGCGGCGCTCGCGCTGGCGCTGGATTACGGCGGCATGGGAATCCGAGCGGTCCCGGTGCTGTTCTCCACGTGTGCGTTCACAATCGTCGCATCCGCCGTCGCCGCGATTCGTCGCCGGACGGTGGACCCCGAGCGGGACGGAATCGCGCCGCGCCGCTTCCGGGACGGACTGACGGGAATTCGAGCGCCCGAAACCCGACTCGACGGTGCCCTGAACGTCGTGCTGGTCGTCCTGATACTCGCGTCCGTCGTCAGCGTCGGCGTCGCGCTCGGCGGACTCGGCCACACCGAGTCGTACACGTCGATGTCGTTGCTCACGAAGAACGGGTCCGAGACGGTCGCCGCGGACGGCGGGAGCAGGAATCTCCTCGTCGGCATCGACAACCACGAGAATCACCGCGTCCGGTACACGGTCGTCGTCCAGCGCCAGCGGGTCGCGGCGGACGACCGACGACGGTGA
- a CDS encoding sensor histidine kinase KdpD — protein MYRSTGKREHLTRVERAHERMANIVKDVLTLARQGRTVNETRPISGETVATNAWASVETGPATLDSSWNSIINADASRLQQLLENLFRNALDHGRPDVTIRVGELTGVVEDGGLRQKTATGDAAAGFFVEDDGPGIPQAARKTVFESGYSTAESGTGLGLTIVRQIAEAHGWEVSLVAADDGGARFEFAGVEPMNE, from the coding sequence ATGTACCGCTCGACCGGGAAGCGGGAACATCTCACCCGTGTCGAACGCGCTCACGAACGGATGGCCAACATCGTCAAGGACGTGTTGACGTTGGCACGGCAGGGACGGACGGTGAACGAGACGAGACCGATTTCGGGGGAGACCGTCGCCACGAACGCGTGGGCCTCGGTCGAAACGGGTCCCGCGACGCTCGATTCCTCGTGGAATTCGATCATCAACGCCGACGCGAGTCGACTCCAGCAGTTGCTCGAAAACCTGTTCCGCAACGCTCTCGACCACGGACGGCCCGACGTGACGATTCGCGTCGGAGAACTCACCGGCGTCGTCGAGGACGGCGGTCTTCGGCAGAAAACGGCGACGGGCGACGCTGCTGCCGGGTTCTTCGTCGAGGACGACGGACCGGGAATCCCGCAAGCGGCGCGCAAAACGGTGTTCGAGTCGGGTTACTCCACCGCCGAATCAGGAACCGGCCTCGGGTTGACCATCGTCCGACAGATCGCCGAAGCGCACGGGTGGGAGGTTTCGCTCGTGGCGGCGGACGACGGGGGCGCACGATTCGAGTTCGCGGGCGTCGAACCGATGAACGAGTGA
- a CDS encoding PAS domain-containing protein — MTEQVRMKEERDEILSRMTDAFLAFDEEWRFTYVNEQAEEIMNRTAPEIIGEVVWDVFPEAVETRFYDDNHEAMRVQEPMTFEEHFEPFDSWFEVNVYPSSNGVSVYLRDVTERKNREATLEALHNATRTLMQAETSAAVSEIAVRVARDVLDLPVTAIWDCEDSTVRLVARTEQHRAAYGESVPEADREAIADAFEANETVVRKLHHGDVESEALVPLGARGVMSFAAERLDDFDVYHAQLLAANTAAALDRAEREDERTAHQRELERQNERLEEFASVVSHDLSETP; from the coding sequence GTGACCGAACAGGTCCGGATGAAGGAGGAACGCGACGAAATCCTCTCCCGGATGACCGACGCCTTCCTCGCGTTCGACGAGGAGTGGCGGTTCACGTACGTCAACGAGCAGGCCGAGGAAATCATGAACCGGACCGCGCCGGAAATCATCGGCGAGGTCGTCTGGGACGTGTTCCCCGAGGCCGTCGAGACACGGTTCTACGACGACAACCACGAAGCCATGCGAGTGCAGGAACCGATGACGTTCGAGGAGCACTTCGAGCCGTTCGATAGCTGGTTCGAGGTGAACGTGTATCCGTCCTCGAACGGGGTCTCGGTGTACCTCCGTGACGTGACCGAGCGGAAGAACCGGGAGGCGACGCTCGAAGCGCTTCACAACGCGACCCGGACCCTCATGCAGGCCGAGACGAGCGCCGCGGTGAGCGAAATCGCGGTTCGCGTGGCTCGGGACGTGCTCGACCTTCCCGTAACCGCCATCTGGGACTGCGAGGATTCGACGGTCCGATTGGTCGCACGAACCGAACAACACCGGGCGGCGTACGGGGAATCCGTTCCGGAAGCCGACCGGGAGGCGATAGCGGACGCGTTCGAAGCGAACGAGACGGTCGTTCGAAAGCTTCACCACGGCGATGTCGAATCGGAAGCGCTCGTTCCGCTCGGTGCCCGCGGCGTGATGTCCTTCGCCGCGGAGCGACTGGACGATTTCGACGTGTATCACGCCCAACTCCTGGCCGCGAACACCGCCGCGGCCCTCGACAGGGCGGAACGGGAGGACGAGCGGACGGCCCACCAACGGGAGTTGGAGCGCCAAAACGAGCGGCTGGAGGAGTTCGCCAGCGTGGTCTCCCACGACCTGTCCGAAACCCCCTGA
- a CDS encoding response regulator, giving the protein MAPIAVLHVDDDPDVLDLAATSLEGKSNQLRLRTASSGDDALSILREGGIDCVVSEYEIPDTTGLSLLESVREEFPDLPFILFTDTGSETIASRAISAGVTDYLQKGISTDGYAILANRIESVVHSARTERALQESEERYRTVVEGSHDAVYIYQDDRFAFVNERACEITGYTDDELRGMDVWSLLHPDDHDRVQGHRRESDERHARGFDLRRSVPNEGRGDQIRELLGACDDVSRDDGDHRFGS; this is encoded by the coding sequence ATGGCACCTATCGCCGTCCTTCACGTGGACGACGACCCCGACGTGCTCGACCTTGCGGCGACGTCCCTCGAAGGGAAGTCGAACCAGCTTCGACTTCGAACCGCGTCGTCCGGCGATGACGCGCTTTCTATTCTCCGCGAGGGCGGGATCGACTGCGTCGTCTCGGAGTACGAGATACCCGACACGACCGGCCTTTCCCTGCTCGAATCGGTCCGCGAGGAGTTTCCCGACCTTCCGTTCATCCTCTTTACGGACACGGGGAGCGAAACGATCGCGAGTCGGGCGATTTCGGCGGGCGTCACCGACTACCTACAGAAGGGTATCTCGACCGACGGATACGCCATCCTCGCCAATCGAATCGAAAGTGTGGTTCACTCGGCGCGGACCGAACGCGCGCTTCAGGAGAGCGAGGAGCGCTATCGGACGGTCGTGGAGGGCAGTCACGACGCGGTGTACATCTATCAGGACGACCGGTTCGCGTTCGTCAACGAACGGGCCTGCGAGATAACCGGCTACACCGACGACGAACTGCGCGGAATGGACGTTTGGTCGCTCTTACATCCGGACGACCACGACCGCGTGCAGGGCCATCGCCGAGAATCGGATGAACGGCACGCACGAGGTTTCGACCTACGACGCTCGGTTCCGAACGAAGGACGGGGAGATCAGATACGGGAACTTCTCGGTGCGTGCGACGACGTATCGCGGGACGACGGCGACCATCGGTTCGGTTCGTGA
- a CDS encoding phosphoribosyltransferase, which produces MFDDRTDAGTLLGSLVAREGVDADVVLAIPRGGLPIGRPVADALDIPFDVVVAKKLGAPGNPELAIGAVGADGSVWLNDDLIDQIGVGETYLESEREQKSEAAREKERQYRGEGQIPAVEGKRVLVVDDGVATGATTIACLRQVKKAGASYVALAVPVGSPSSIEGLRGEADDVFCLETPFQFGAVGQFYRVFEQVPDEVAKTYLDG; this is translated from the coding sequence ATGTTCGACGACAGAACGGATGCGGGGACGCTACTCGGCTCCCTCGTCGCACGTGAAGGGGTGGACGCGGACGTCGTGCTCGCCATTCCACGCGGTGGGCTCCCCATCGGCCGACCGGTCGCGGACGCGCTCGACATCCCGTTCGACGTCGTGGTGGCGAAGAAATTGGGGGCACCCGGAAACCCGGAACTGGCGATAGGGGCCGTCGGGGCGGACGGGAGCGTCTGGCTGAACGACGACCTCATCGATCAAATCGGCGTCGGCGAGACGTACCTCGAATCGGAACGGGAGCAAAAGAGCGAGGCGGCCCGCGAGAAGGAGCGTCAGTATCGAGGGGAGGGCCAAATTCCGGCGGTCGAAGGCAAACGCGTCCTCGTCGTGGACGACGGCGTGGCGACGGGCGCGACGACCATCGCGTGTCTCAGACAGGTGAAAAAGGCGGGGGCGAGTTACGTCGCCCTCGCCGTACCGGTCGGGTCGCCGAGTTCCATCGAGGGGTTGCGCGGCGAGGCCGACGACGTGTTCTGTCTGGAGACGCCGTTTCAGTTCGGCGCGGTCGGACAGTTCTACCGGGTGTTCGAACAGGTGCCGGATGAAGTGGCGAAGACGTATTTGGATGGATGA
- a CDS encoding type II toxin-antitoxin system death-on-curing family toxin — protein MNDGENDFWYPSVEDIRILHDEIVEEDEDSEPGIKDPDRISSAVDYIQHGHFGQVPETIHEKAFHLMRLITANHWFVDGNKRTALNTVEMFYLFNGYELDTDDHLRSILKEFAIREDDVDQDEVIRYLIERTENTQFDWDEITVGQFIATIIIAKVIESYRENPDAYQPFIDRKHTSEEAEDEESDQNC, from the coding sequence ATGAACGACGGCGAGAACGATTTCTGGTATCCTTCCGTGGAGGATATCAGGATACTCCATGACGAAATCGTGGAGGAGGACGAAGACTCAGAACCGGGTATCAAAGATCCGGATCGAATCAGTTCTGCCGTGGACTACATTCAGCATGGCCACTTTGGACAAGTACCCGAGACGATTCACGAGAAGGCGTTTCACTTGATGCGACTCATCACTGCGAACCATTGGTTCGTGGATGGAAATAAGCGGACAGCACTGAACACCGTCGAAATGTTCTATCTTTTTAACGGGTACGAATTAGATACCGATGACCATCTTCGATCGATTCTGAAGGAGTTTGCAATACGAGAGGACGATGTGGATCAAGATGAAGTGATCCGATATCTTATCGAAAGGACGGAAAATACACAGTTTGACTGGGACGAGATAACAGTAGGCCAATTCATAGCGACGATAATCATCGCCAAAGTCATAGAATCATACCGTGAAAATCCGGACGCGTATCAACCATTCATTGACAGGAAGCACACCTCGGAGGAGGCAGAGGACGAAGAAAGTGACCAGAACTGTTAA
- a CDS encoding iron transporter, with amino-acid sequence MPQAPPLVKNRPDAVYIPTHKEGMQMGGMAKSGRYRAAVFYSYPHRFWLMSGGTAQDEKKVSIKDDDDLHLMASVWDSKTKTVLPSGNVQIDLSKDDWSATRTMWPMLSQNMGFHFGDNMGLDGEGKYTAKVKVGGLNVRRTGALEGQFGKGATLSTSFTFDKDTLEKIPFTRLDNKKGQKGAVQQMQMDMPMSHVPKKADLPGEFVGANSSGDAKFLVTTDENSDLADNTYLLVSPRTPYRRYPIPMMSLSATLKRGGKTVFDDVLNATIDPDIGFHYGADVKSVQKGDTLTVKVDSPPTISRHEGYETAFLKMPKMQFSI; translated from the coding sequence ATGCCACAAGCGCCGCCGTTGGTCAAAAACCGCCCGGACGCGGTGTACATCCCGACGCACAAGGAGGGCATGCAGATGGGCGGAATGGCGAAAAGCGGACGGTATCGGGCGGCCGTGTTCTACTCCTATCCCCACCGCTTCTGGCTGATGAGCGGCGGGACGGCACAGGACGAGAAGAAGGTCTCGATCAAGGACGACGACGACCTGCACCTGATGGCGTCGGTCTGGGACTCGAAGACGAAGACGGTGCTCCCGAGCGGAAACGTTCAAATCGATCTCTCGAAGGACGACTGGAGCGCCACCCGGACGATGTGGCCTATGCTCTCACAGAACATGGGTTTTCACTTCGGGGACAATATGGGCCTCGATGGCGAGGGGAAGTACACGGCGAAGGTGAAAGTCGGCGGTCTGAACGTCCGCCGAACGGGCGCACTGGAAGGCCAGTTCGGGAAGGGAGCGACCCTCTCGACGTCGTTCACGTTTGACAAGGACACGCTAGAAAAGATTCCGTTCACGCGCCTCGACAACAAGAAAGGGCAGAAGGGTGCCGTTCAGCAGATGCAGATGGACATGCCGATGAGCCACGTTCCGAAAAAGGCCGACCTGCCCGGCGAGTTCGTCGGCGCGAACTCCAGCGGCGACGCGAAGTTCCTCGTCACGACCGACGAGAACAGCGACCTGGCGGACAACACGTACCTGCTCGTCTCGCCGCGAACGCCGTATCGCCGCTATCCGATTCCGATGATGTCGCTGTCGGCGACGTTGAAACGGGGCGGTAAGACGGTGTTCGACGACGTACTGAACGCCACCATCGACCCCGACATCGGGTTTCACTACGGTGCGGACGTGAAAAGCGTTCAGAAGGGCGACACGCTCACCGTGAAAGTGGACTCGCCGCCCACGATCTCACGTCACGAGGGGTACGAAACGGCGTTTCTGAAAATGCCGAAAATGCAGTTCTCGATTTAG
- a CDS encoding DUF6176 family protein, with protein sequence MTEIFVRKQKIHPGKTNRLRELLGAIISEAMEDVEGVLEIWNAETLQTLSLFIEHGDNTDYLVWYIEAEDMEALIEARETSTHRLHDIEDELMEATLESAESVNHFEPLVHGVNPNRSREFYLG encoded by the coding sequence ATGACGGAGATATTCGTCAGGAAGCAAAAGATACACCCCGGCAAAACGAACCGTCTCAGGGAACTACTCGGTGCAATTATCTCCGAAGCGATGGAGGACGTGGAGGGGGTGCTCGAAATTTGGAACGCCGAAACGCTCCAGACGCTCTCGCTGTTTATCGAACACGGCGATAACACGGACTATCTAGTGTGGTACATCGAGGCGGAGGACATGGAAGCACTAATCGAAGCGCGAGAGACTTCGACCCACCGACTACACGACATCGAAGACGAGTTGATGGAAGCGACGCTCGAAAGTGCGGAGAGCGTCAACCATTTCGAACCGTTAGTACACGGCGTGAATCCGAACCGTTCGCGGGAATTCTACCTCGGATAG